Within the Polymorphobacter megasporae genome, the region CGGCCGTGAGCTGCACCGTTCAGAACGACATGCACTCATCAAGCCCGAGATGTTTGGTCCCGGGATTTGATGGATTGGATCTGACGTAAATCGATGAGGCTCAGCAAAACGCGCTTTGCATATAGCTTCGGATTGGGTGAGGCTTTTGAGGGTCTTGAGCTGCGACAGACGTTGTAGGCGGCGACAAAGTCGCCAAGATGCTGCCTGAACTGGTCGTGCGTGTCGTAGTGATACCGATTGACGGTCGCTTCTTTAATGCTGCGGTTCATCCGTTCGACCTGCCCGTTGGTCCAGGCGTGGCAAAGCTTGGTGAGCCGGTGGTCGATGTCGTTCTGGGCACAGGCGAGCGCGAAGGAGTGGCAGCGGAACAGTTCGCCATACGCGATAACGCGCTGGACCTCTTCGACAGCCGAGCCCGGGTACTTGAGATCGGTGAAGTGGATGTCGTTGACGGTGAGCACAGTGTCCACCCTGCACGGCACCGCGGCGATGAGGTGCAGAAGGAATTCGGCTGCGACCCTGATGGTTGCCTTCTAACGCAGCTCGACGGAGGCGACCTTGGAGGTGCGGTCGGTCGCAGCGAAAAGATAGAGCCCTGCTCGCTGCGAACCTCGGCGATATCGATGTGGAAGTAGCCGATCGGGTAGCTCTTGAACTTGGCGCGGACGAGAACGTCCCCCACAAATGAGATGCGCTGCAAAATGTCGTGGCACCGCAAACAGCGGTGGAAAGATGAGCGCGTTAGGTGCGAGATGCTGGCCTGCAGCGCGTAAAGGCAGTCGTCCACCGACAGCAGCGTATGTCGGCGGAAGGCTACAATAACGGCTTAATGTTCGATCGATAGTACCGTCGTTCTGGACACCTTGGGACCGGTCGGGAGATCGATCGTCGAGGTCCGCTTCTTCCACTCGAGACCGATGGCGCTATCAAGTTACCAGCGACCGACGCGCACTTTGCGCCGCTCGTCGCATGATGCGCCTTCCATGCGGCGATGTCCTCGAAGTAGCCACATGCTCTTGAGGCAGACGATCTTCGTGGGCAACTCCTCATGTCGGTGCGTTCTGCCCTGTTCGTCAGCTATTGAGTAGACCGGGAACGAACACATCCTCGATCGTCAGGAGGCGATCCGTCAGCCCTTGTGCGCAATGATAACGAAGCACTGCATCGATCGCAGCACGATTGGCACCGATACCATAGGGCCACCAATCGTCTCCAAGGAGGTCGCGTCTGTCGCCGATCAGCTTCGTAAACCCGGGCACCATGACATCCATGTTGTTGAACGTCATGCCCTTCACGTATTGTTCGGCCATCTGGTTCTTGGCGGCAAGAAAACCCTGATAGACGGCCTTCACCACCTCTGGCTGTTCGGCCGCCAGCTTGCGGGTGACGACGACGGTGTGCATGATCGGGAAAATGGCGGTCCTGCGGTAATAATCCCTCTCGGCCGCCTCGTAATCTTCGAACAAACGTCCCACCCTCTGTGATTTCTCAAGCACGCATTTCGGAATGTCAGCCGAGATAAGCGCATCGATCTCGCCAGCCTCGAGCAGATCACCAAGATCCACGCCCTTGTCGGCGTACTCGACTTCGACACCTGCAGGCACGGGGCGCGACACGAAATCGACTGGGTCCATCGGAAAATCGATGCCGCCGATCAACCAGCGGCATTGGTCCGGCCTGACGCCGAATTCGTCCGACAAGATCCCCTTGGACATCACGCCCGCGTCATGGCCGTACAAAGCGAGTTCGCCGATCCGTTTACCCCGAAGGTCCTCGGGACGTTTAATTCCGCTTGCCCTGTTTATATAGATAGCGCCGTGTCGGAACGCGCGGTTCGTAAACACCGGTATTGCAGCGAACGGTGATTCGCCATTCACAAAGGTACGGAGGAGATAGGTCATGCCCAGTTCGGATACGTCGTAGGTGCGCTGCTGGATCATCGCTTCGAAGATCTGGGGTACGATGCGCGCACTGTGGAAGGTCGCGTCGACGCCATCGATCTTGACGGTGCCGTCAGCCAGCAGGCGGGTCCGGTCGTAATTCCAGAAGGCAATATCGAGTTTTCGGTTTCTCATGACATTCTCCATTCCATCATAAAATGCATTTATATGGTAGAATGTTAAGTTGTTTTTCTCTGCGAGGCAGATGCGATCAACCTAGTAGCGTCCCATGAAACCAGATGCCCGCATGATAGCAGAAATGTTCAAGGATATATCGCTGGGTGCTCCGAACGGGCGATAGGGTTCGTGATGTGGTGGACTGATCGTAACCGAGATACAGCAGCGGCTGTCTGGCGACGTGGGTCGGCTAAGTGGAAGTTTTCTCACCGCTCTCGTTCATATTGATCGTGATGCTGGTCCAGCATCGGATATTGTTGCGCCGTGACGGTCGCACGTTTCTTGGCCCGCGGCGTGGAGGAGCAAGACGGGATTAAGCAGGCTGGAGCTTTTACCGAATACGTTGAGCGAGCGGCTTCTCACCACCGGGTCTGATCTTTACCTTTGGTTTCACGTGCCAATACAGCGTCTGCCGCGTAATACCGAGTTCGCACATAGCTCAGCGGCCTTTGGTTCGGGCCATAGAAGCCTAAGCAAGCCGAAGTTTGGCCGGCATCATCTTGAACAGACGACCGCCATTGCCGGCCACGTGCGCGTACGGACGCGAGATTAGCGCAGGTGCGTTCGACGATTAGCTCTCGCTTGAACTTGGAGATCGGCGAAGATTGCGAAGATTAGCCTTCCGTTCGTGTTGGCGGTGTCGATCCACGCACCTTCACTTGCTAGCACTTCGAGCCCAACACCGCGTTTCGTCAAGTCCCCATTCGTGTTGGCGAATGGCGCGGGTCCGCCCGATCCGGTCGAGCTTCCATATGATCAGCGCGTCATCACGGCGCAGCGCCTTGAGGCAGTCATCCCGCCCCGGTCGCTTTTCAGCCGGCCCTATGCTGCATATTCCTAGAAATGGTCGCGATCGATGGCGGCCGCGATTAGCGCATCTTGCTGAAGGGCAGGGATCTAGCCACCATTGGCCTTTGACACCGATGAGTAACCAATCTGCATGGTTGGCTGTGCGATCAATGATGGTACTCGGATCGCAGACCGGCCTACCCTGGCCGGTTGTTTTCGGGCAGATCAAATTAGGCCAAGTTTTTCTTGGTGGGATAACCTTGATCAATTGCCTCGGTGCCAATCGGATTATTCTCTTCCTCCTGGGCGGTGGGCGGCGCAGCCAGTTAGCAATACGCGAAGAGCCGAGACTCGACCTCATATTAGTCAACCGCGCCTCATGTCGCGCAGGAGCAAAACTATGCCCAATAGCCACATCGAAGACAATTCTGCACTAACGCGTCGTGAGTTCGCTGGTGCATCGCTCACGACAATAGCAGCGGCAGCCATAGTAGCACCCACCGATGCGGCAGTCATAGCAGCACCCACTGATGTAGCAGCGGCGCAAACGACAACACGCTCCAAAGCAGGTGGCGGTGGCTTCTGGCCGAACGACGCACGTCTTGCGGTGAGCATCTCATTGATGTTCGAGGGAGGCGGACAGCCGATCTCTGGGGCCGGTGGTCCGATTACGGAGCCGATCAAGCCGGGGTTTCCGGATCACCCCACTAACGCGTTCTTTGCTTACGGCCCCAATGAGGGTATCCCGCGGGCACTGAACCTGTTCGACAAGCACGGGATCAAGGTCACGGCCTTCATGATCAGCAAGGCGATCGAGAAGCATCCCGAGCTCGCTCGCGAGATCGTGAACCGTGGGCATGAGGCAGCAGCGCACGGCCGGACGTGGTCGGCGTCTTATGATCTCCCGCGCGAAGAGGAAAAGGCGTTCATTCAGGATTCGGTGGAAGCGATCCAGCGGATCACCGGGCAGCGGGCGGTTGGCTGGAACGCGTATTGGCTGCGAAACTCGATCCATATCTCGGAGACCTTGCAGGACCTCGGCTTCCTCTACAGCATCGACGAACCCGACCGAGACGAACCGTTCATCCTGCGGGTGCGCGGCCGCGACTTTGTCATGCTCCCGTACACAATTCACATGAACGACATGCTCTTTCCCTTTCAGTCGTACGATCCCGCAGCGCACGAGCAGGCGCTGCGCGACGAGTTCGATCAGCTCTATGAGGAGGGCAGCGGTCGGCGCCGAATGATGGTGCTGAGCATGCACGATAGGCTAAGTGGGCATGCCAATCGCATCCGGGTGCTCGACCGCTTCCTGACCTACGCGAAAAGCCGCGAGGGTGTTTGGTTCGCGCGCAAGGACGAGATCGCGCAATGGGCATTGAAGCAGCGCGATAAAACGCCCGTTGTCACACGCGGTACCCCAGCCGAAACCGGACTGCCCTAAGCCCGAAAAAGGTTATCCAAAGTAACACACAATGAGACTGGGTCTCTGATGCACGCAGCTGCAGACAGACGTTGGCGTCGGTATAATTCTCATGATCACATAGAGATGCTAATATATCGTTGTCCTCGCGGGCCTCAGAAATACCGATGCTTCTGCAGATCTGGTTGGCGTTCGCGCTCACACGCTAGTTTAACGCGTGAGTGTGCCTTTTTTGCAGAGACAGCATGCCGACACTGAATGACCTCCAAGGCTATCCCAGCTGCTTCGACTTGTTAGACTCCTACGGTGAAGCTTGAACAATTCGCCCGGCGAGGCGCTGCTAATCGGAAAGATTGTCTATGACCGTCGAGTTTCAACGCAGTACGGCAGGCATAACGAAGTCCGCGCAACGCATAGGCCTTGTCATCGCCAGAAGGCTAGCTCGCGTGGTAGGCTTCGGCCTCGATCACCAAAGCGCCTGGATGCCGCAGTCGATCCAACTACTGCGCTTCGCCTACGCCGCAGTCGCAGCCGTCTTCTGCG harbors:
- a CDS encoding recombinase family protein, whose amino-acid sequence is MRSSLGSSRIANWLRRPPPRRKRIIRLAPRQLIKVIPPRKTWPNLICPKTTGQGRPVCDPSTIIDRTANHADWLLIGVKGQWWLDPCPSARCANRGRHRSRPFLGICSIGPAEKRPGRDDCLKALRRDDALIIWKLDRIGRTRAIRQHEWGLDETRCWARSASK
- a CDS encoding polysaccharide deacetylase family protein; this translates as MPNSHIEDNSALTRREFAGASLTTIAAAAIVAPTDAAVIAAPTDVAAAQTTTRSKAGGGGFWPNDARLAVSISLMFEGGGQPISGAGGPITEPIKPGFPDHPTNAFFAYGPNEGIPRALNLFDKHGIKVTAFMISKAIEKHPELAREIVNRGHEAAAHGRTWSASYDLPREEEKAFIQDSVEAIQRITGQRAVGWNAYWLRNSIHISETLQDLGFLYSIDEPDRDEPFILRVRGRDFVMLPYTIHMNDMLFPFQSYDPAAHEQALRDEFDQLYEEGSGRRRMMVLSMHDRLSGHANRIRVLDRFLTYAKSREGVWFARKDEIAQWALKQRDKTPVVTRGTPAETGLP